From Haliotis asinina isolate JCU_RB_2024 chromosome 8, JCU_Hal_asi_v2, whole genome shotgun sequence, a single genomic window includes:
- the LOC137293394 gene encoding gustatory receptor for sugar taste 64a-like: MKVECIAFSEGQNAKTYVTIEERMKPLLVSMKLFGIYFDPKQDDNTSGQLQNGRKRIPTRILAFIGHRQYCYMVLLLLWINFFRVIVGIFPPNETLPFRVLNMSWYLQCTLNVSVMVFSCQKLSQLRSFYNYWDSLYKHNVTNQIGCGFKCPVKYLMFATSGGWVLFFINIAAAFTILFGNLSTSKDFLDDMLQPFPEETWAVALQIILHVISSGAWVFPVIFLAVISRIIKDQFFIFRRILSKQIQEAGDHIPHCLPELRSRYMQLCEAVIIINRTFKWILGTSFFLQVFMACFNLYQMINRPQEMFTLFANSFWLGSGALIIILLTRSSSDVHEAAHSLLEDIFHTGTKNATTELLGQLNLFVSSLTGRSTGFTVVDFFVIKKEFLLTMAGLFITYFFLLLQFKI, from the exons ATGAAAGTAGAATGCATTGCCTTTTCCGAAGGACAGAACGCAAAAACGTACGTCACAATTGAAGAAAGAATGAAACCTTTGTTGGTGTCCATGAAACTGTTTGGAATTTACTTTGACCCAAAGCAGGATGACAATACATCGGGGCAGCTTCAGAATGGACGTAAGAGAATACCTACACGAATACTGGCTTTCATCGGACACAGACAGTACTGTTACATGGTTCTCCTTTTGTTGTGGATCAATTTTTTCCGTGTAATTGTTGGGATCTTCCCTCCAAATGAAACATTACCGTTTAGGGTTCTGAACATGTCCTGGTATCTCCAGTGCACACTTAATGTATCTGTGATGGTTTTCTCATGTCAGAAACTGAGTCAATTGCGATCCTTTTATAACTACTGGGATTCTCTTTATAAGCACAATGTCACAAACCAAATTGGATGTGGATTCAAATGTCCAGTGAAATATCTGATGTTTGCAACATCGGGTGGgtgggttttgtttttcatcaaCATAGCAGCAGCATTTACGATCCTTTTTGGAAATTTGTCAACTTCAAAGGATTTTCTTGATGACATGCTTCAGCCATTTCCAGAAGAAACCTGGGCAGTAGCACTCCAAATCATTTTGCATGTGATTAGCTCAGGTGCATGGGTATTTCCTGTGATCTTCCTGGCTGTCATTTCCAGGATCATCAAAGATCAGTTTTTCATATTCAGGCGGATCCTTTCCAAGCAGATCCAGGAAGCAGGCGACCACATTCCTCATTGTCTCCCAGAACTCAGATCTCGTTACATGCAGCTTTGTGAGGCTGTTATCATCATCAACAGAACCTTTAAATGGATCCTCGGAACATCGTTTTTTCTTCAGGTTTTTATGGCCTGTTTCAATTTGTATCAGATGATTAATCGCCCACAGGAGATGTTCACACTTTTTGCCAATTCATTTTGGCTTGGGAGTGGTGCTCTAATCATAATCCTGCTGACAAGGAGCAGTTCTGATGTACACGAGGCA GCACATTCTTTGCTGGAGGATATATTCCACACTGGCACCAAAAATGCCACAACAGAACTTCTAGGGCAG CTGAACCTCTTTGTCTCCAGCCTGACAGGAAGATCCACTGGATTCACGGTCGTCGACTTCTTTGTCATCAAGAAAGAGTTCCTTTTGACT atgGCTGGATTGTTCATCACCTACTTCTTCCTCCTGCTGCAATTCAAGATATAG